The Deinococcus radiopugnans ATCC 19172 DNA window GCGGCGGGTTTTGGTGGCTTCACACCTCAAAACACCGCCATTTCTCGTTTCTGTCGAGGGACAGACCGGAAGGTGACCTTCCCGCCGTCTGGGACGACTAAAAAATGAAGTTGTCAGCTACCGAGGTTCAGGGCATGCTCGCTGTCCAGACTGCCACTGGCATCGCCAGTGCTGACAGTCACGGTGTACGTGCCGTCGGCGATCTTGTATTCCCAGGCGGCAGGCGTCCGCTCAGCGGGACCGCTGACGTTGGAGTTGTACTGCATGTGGATAAAGGTGTTCAGGCGCGCTTCCACACTCGCCGATACACGGTCACGCGCGTTGTCACTCACGTCCAGGGGCGCATGACCGGTCTGGGCCACCCAGCCGTAGCCCCGCTCATCGTTGTAAGGCGCGCCCGTGTCGGCGGTATAGCCCGCAGGCGCAGTCACACCGGCGGGCTGGAAGTTGAACTTCAGACCGTCAGCGGGCAGTTCGGTTCCCGTGGGCGGCTTGGGCTCTGGGATGGGCGGCTTGGGATTGCCTGGATTACAGGCGGCCAGCAGGCCGGTCAGCACAAGGCCCAGTACGGGCAGGCGAGATGGAGACAGCAGGGTGAGGGCAGCAGATTTGGACTTTGGCATCAGAGACGGCTTCCTTTCATTCGGGGATGGCTTGAGAGACGGCTGAACCAGACAAGTACGGTGTTCACCAGGATGTTGCCCTGTTACTGCACCGTCTTCACTTGGTGCAGGGCAACGCCCTGTCACAGTGCCCACACGGCCACCAGAACAGCAGCGATCAAAGAGAAGTTAGTGCGTCAGACGTTAAACCTTCGCAAATGAATCTGACCGGTAGTTCTTAGGGCAGCGAGCGCAGGTCACGGCGCCACAACAAGCGTTTAGCAATAGAACTTATTCATCGACAGGACACTGAGGGCAGGCAGACATCACAAATCTTGATGAGAATTCTATCATGTGAGAAGGAGATGAATTTTACCATAGCAACACAATTCTAGATCCGAAATGAGCTTATTCCTAAAATAACTAATTCTATAAATCTAAAAGTAGATTTATCTGCTTCAAAAATTTCCTAAATTATTACTATCAAAACTTTTTATTAAATCTAGAAATTAAACCTATGCTATCTATCCAAAAAATATACTAATATTAAAATCTTGTAAAAAATCTAAAACTAATAATTATTTTGTCTATATCTATTCTTACACTTTCCTTACTCGGAAGTAATTAAGGGTCATTGGCTGACCTTCAAAATCTAGAGTCGAATTCTAGAATAGTTCTTACAGATATCGCACTGGAAAGGAATTTAAGGGGAATACCCTCCCCCTATACACCCATCTTCCAATGCAAAAAGACTTAATCGTGTTAGAAATCCAGCAAAGCCGAGATCTCATTTATGGATATTTCATAGATGAAGTTCAGGTTAAATCTGTAGCGTGTTGTCAAGAGAGAAGAGCAATCTCCCGCTGCTGCCCTCCCCGCCATTTTTTATAGATCGTCCACGCACGCTCCACCCAGGCCAGTCCTCATATCCAGTCGTCGGCGAGCAAAACGCCTCAGGAGAAACCACATGTCCCCCATTCCCTCCACTGCTTCCCAGACCTCCATGACCAAAGCCGCCCGCCCCCTGCGCTGGCTGGTGTGGTGTGCACCCCTGATCCTGGCGGCCTGCTCAGGCCCCAGCACTCCTGAGGAGCAGGTTCTCACCGGAGGCACGCCGCCCGCCGCCCAGGCGCCAGCAGAGCAGGACAGCATGGACGACGGTGGGGACTACGCTTGGACAGACGACGGAACGGACACCAAGTTGAGCCAGGAATCGCTGAAAGCGGGCAACAACCTGCTGAGCAACGCGGCCTGGACCTCGGCCACCAACGGCTGGGGACCCATCGAGCGGAACACCAGCGTGGGTGAGGCCAAGGCCAACGACGGACGCCCCATGAGCGTGAAGGGCAAGAAGTACGCCAGCGGGTTTGGCGTGCACGCCAATTCCACGATGACCTTCGCCATTGGCGGCAAGTGCAGCACCTTCATCAGCGATGTAGGCATTGACGACGAGGTAGGCAACAAGGGCAGCGTGGTGTTCCAGGTCTACGCCGACAGCGTCAAGCTGTTCGACAGCGGCAAGATGACCGGCGCAGATGCCGCGAAGAGCATTAAGGTCAACATCGCGGGCCGCAAGGAAGTCAAACTGGTGGTTACCGACGCGGGCGACAAGAATACCCACGATCATGCCGACTGGGGAAATCCCACCCTGGTGGACTGCACGGTGGCGGCCAAGCCCAGCGACCCGGCACCCATCCCGCCCACTCCAGTCCCTGTTGTTCCCGCGCCCGTTCCTGCCCCCGTGATCCCTGCACCCGTGCCGATTGTCCCGGCCCCCACACCGGTCCCCGTCGTTCCCGCACCCGCCCCCAAGCCGGCCACTCCCAGTGGACCGCTGGTGATCACCAAGGGCGGCACCTACAGCGGCGAATACCTGAGCAACGATCCTGCGGTCGCGGCCATCAAGATTAAAACTTCCGAGCCGGTGATTCTGGAGAATTGCACGCTGCGCGGACGGGGCCATCTGATCGACGCTTCATGGACCTCGGCGAATCTGACGGTTCGCAACTGCAAGGGCTATGGGCTGAACCCCGACGACCGCAGCCGCACTCCGGGGCGCTTCCTGGCCGCCGAGGGCATCGTCTCCCTGTTGATTGAAAACAACTACATGGAAAAGACAGCTGGCATCTATGTGAATCAGTGGCAGGGGAATAAGGGACTGCCGGTCAGCATCGTCATCCGCAACAACCTGGCCCGTGACATCGAGGGCCGCTACAGCGACGGAAACGGTGGTTTCCAGGACAAGTTCCACAGGGTCCAGTTCGTACAGCTCAATGGGATGCGCGATCTGAGCGGGGCCGAGATCGCCTGGAACCGGGTGGAGAACACGGCGCGCCAGAGTCATGTCGAGGACGTGATTAACATCTACGCCTCCAACGGCACACCCAGCAGCCCCATCCGCATTCATGACAACCTGATCAACGGTGCGTTCGCCGGGCGGCCCGACGCCTCGTACAGTGGTGGCGGTATCATGATGGGCGATGGTTGCGGCTCGGGTTACATCGAGGCCGTGGGCAACACGGTGCTCGAGACGAGCAACTACGGCGTCGCGGTGGCCGGCGGCAACCACATGAAGATCCAGGGCAACACTATCCTGGCCCTGGGCAAGCTGAACGACGGCACCCTGCTGGACGCTGACAGCGACGCCGGCTTCTACATGCGCAACTATTGCAAGACGCCCAACGACACCAGCACCGTCATCGCCGAGGGCAACACCGTGGGATGGACGATTCCGAATAGCAAGAATCCTCACGCCCGCTGGGACTGGTCCGTTACCGCCGGTGTGGAACGCAACAACACCCGCATTCAGGCTGCCAACCGCAGCGTAGACCCGCAGCTGCTGGCACAGGCCGTCACCGACTGGGAACGCCGTGCCAAGGCCGCAGGCATGGTCACCGGACCGCGCTGATTGCCGAACTGAATCTACCACCAAGGCCCTCTCCGGATGGAGAGGGCCTTTTGATGATGACCCTGTGGCACAGCAATATGGATTGTGCTGAATGACGCCGCATCTAGGAAAGCACGTCCGGGGTTCTCCCTGTCACGCAGACCGTCTTGTTTGCCTCTTCACCCAGTCGGATTGCAGCGAACACTTGCACTGCGGTCCGTATGAATTACGCCGGGTGAACGGCCAGCCCAGCGGACTCTCCACAATCCTCTTCTTGATGGAAGAGGGCGTGGGCCAGCTACATCATCCTGGCAGCAGAGAACTCAGTGATCCGTCTGGCCCAGATAGCTTCGCAGCACAGCGTCCACGAACGCCTGCGGCGTGTGTTCCTGCAGGAAGCGGGCCGTATGGGGAGCAAAGGCGGCAGCATCGAAGTCCAACACACAGCGGGCCAGCGCCGCCGGGTCTTCGGGGGCAAACAATTCACCCAGGTGGTAAGCGTTGACCGTCTCAGCCAGCACGCCCACATCGGCGGCCAGCACGGGCAATCCCAATGACGCGGCAATCAACAGCGGTCCGCTCTGCCCCGCAAAGGTTCTGCGGTACGGCAACAGGCAGGCATCGGAGGCCAGGAAAAAGCCCTCCACCTCCTCATCGGGAACATGTTCGAGGCGCAGGTGCAGCCGATCCATGATCCCCAGTCGCTCTGCCCTCGCGCGCAGGGCGTCGGCGTCGAAGGCGCGCGTCGGGCCAACCACCAGCAGATGAACGTGGGGGGGCAGCAGCGTCAGGGCGTCCAGCGCCAGATCGCTGCCCTTGTCGTGCCGGGTGCCGCCGAAGGCGAGCAGAACCATGGCCTGGGGGGGAATGGTCAGTTGCTCGCGCACGGCCTGCCTGACCTGTTCACGCTGGTCTGCCCGAAACTGTGGCGGATGTGCGGGGTGCGGCACGGCGTCCAGCCGCCCGGCACCTATGCTCCGCGTCAGCGCACCGGAGTGCATCATCACGCGCACCCCCAGCGCGCCCAGCGCCCGCAACATCAGGCGGTGAACCGGCTGACTGAGCCGGCCCCCCTGAAACTCCCGCAGAAAGTAGGCCCAGTGCAGCGTGGCCCGCAGGGCAGGAGGGCGATTACCTCTCAGAGCAAGCGCAGCCAGCAGCGGCAGCACGAAACTGTCGAGCCACAGCAGGTGTGCGGTGTCTGCTCCCGCCTCCTCGGCCTGCTGCAGCGCCGCGCGCAGAAACCGCAGGTTCACCCGGTCCCGCGCCAGTCGGCCCAGACGGTAGTACGCCGGGCCGCTGTCTGGGCCGCTGCCTGGAAAGAGCGGCAGGACGTGTCCGGTGGCCTGCGGCACCGTTCGGCAGACCTCCTCGACAAATGGAGCGGGGCCGATCAGATGAACCCGGATGCCCTGAGCGGTCAGTTCCCGCGCCAGTGTGGCGGCGTAACTGCCGTGGTGTCCACCGGACAACGGATCAATCAGCGCCACCGTCCGGATCTGCCCGGACGAACCCCGAGTTGCGGCGGGCCGGTCCTGAACCGTCCTGGCCTGTCCCTTCCGAATACGGCCGAGCAGCCGGTCCACACGGGCGCGGCCCTGGCGCCGGACCTCGGTGGGCAGGACCGAATTGGCGATGAACAGGCCCAACTCGAAGGGCCGGGGCCGGGCCGCCAGCAACGGCGGCAGCAGGGTAAGCGCGGCTTGGCGGTCTCCCAGCTGCTGCGCGGCAGGCACGATGTGCGAGTTCAAAAACCCAGCGAAAGCCCGGCGGGTCATGGTGCCGCGCGCCCGCATCCGGCGTGCCCAGCGCAGTGAGGCCCGCCAGTCCAGATGGGTGCTGACCGAGGGACGCGCTTCCTCGTAGTACCAGATGGCCGAGACTTCGGGGACGAACACCACCCCCACACCAGGCAGCATGGCGGCGCGCAACAGCCAGTCCCAGTCCTGGTGCTTGGGCAGGCCCGGGGTGAACGGCACGTCCAGCAGCAGGTCGCGCGAGGTAAACAGCATCGTGCTGACCAGGCCGCAGGTCCGCTCCAGCGGGGTGCGCCGCGCCAGCATGTACTCGCTCAGAGGCTCGTGAGGGTCCGGCAGGCGCGGCGGCTGGGGGGTGTCGCCACGCGGGGTCCGCATGATCCAGTGGCAGGCCACGATGGGGCGAGGCTGCACCGTCGTCTGTGCCAGCCGCAACTGCGCTTCCAGCTTGTGCGGCAGCCACTCGTCGTCGTCGTCGAGCAGGGCAATCCACTGGGCACGCGCCGCCTGCACCCCGACGTTGCGGGCTTCCGAGCCACCCACCAAGTGGGGCAACGCGATCACGCGCAACCGGGAGTCCTGCACGGTGGCCAGCGCAGCCTCGGTGACTGGATCGGGGCCGTCAATCACCACGATGATCTCGATGTTCTGCAGGGTCTGGGCCAGGGCAGAACGCAGCGCCCGTGAGATCAGCAGGTCCGCACGCCCGCGCGTGGGCGTGACCACCGACACCAGTGGGAAAGCCCCGCTGGCCGTTTCAGCTTGCGACGTCATTCGGCGGCGACAGGGGTCCGTTCAACACTCGCCGGAACAGCGCCCACGGACGTGCGGAAACCCTCCACTGTGCGGGCCAGGCCAGCGTCCAGATCGACTGTCGGTGCCCAGCCCAGCAGTTCGCGCGCGCGGGAAATGTCCGGTCGGCGCTGGCGGGGATCGTCGGCAGGCAGCGGCTCGTGAATGATCTCCAGCGCCGGATCAATCCGTTCGCGGATCACCTGCGCAAACTGGAGAATGGTGTACTCATCGGGATTGCCCAGGTTGACCGGAGCATGCACGGCGTCCGACTCTTCCGCGTTCATCAGCGCCACGACGCCGTTCACCAGATCGGTGACGTACTGGAAGCTGCGGGTCTGTTGACCGTCGCCGTAGACGGTCAGGGGCTGGCCGGCCAGGGCCTGTACGACCAGATTGGTGACCACTCGGCCATCGTCGGGACGCATGCGCGGCCCATAGGTGTTGAAGATCCGGATCACGCGGGTGTCCAGGCCATGGTGCCGGTGGTACGCAAAGGTAAGCGCCTCGGCGTAGCGCTTGGCCTCGTCGTAGCAGCTGCGCAGGCCGTTGGGGTTGACGTGACCCCAGTAGCTCTCGGGTTGCGGATGCACCTGCGGATCGCCGTAGACCTCGGAGGTGGAGGCCAGCAGGAACCTCGCTCCGTGCGCGTGGGCCAGCTCCAGCGCGTGCTGGGTCCCCTGGGCGCCCACCATCAGCGTCTCGATGGGAAACTGCTGGTAGTGCGGCGGACTGGCTGGGCTGGCGAAGTGCAGCACGAAGTCCAGCGTCTGACCCTCAAAGGTCCCGGCTCGGTAAGGAATGCCCTCACTCACGTCGGCCTGAATGAATTTGAAGTTCGGGTGGTCCGCGAACAGCGCGGTGTTCTCCGGCTGCCCGCTGATGTAGTTGTCCACCCCGGTCACGGTGTGTCCGTCCGCCAGCAGGCGTTCGGTCAGGTGACTGCCAATAAATCCGGCGCTGCCGGTCAGCAGGATGTTCATCCCAGGACCGTAACTGGAGTCTGGCCGCGCCGCCCGATCTGCTCCAGCGTGCCGGTAGACAGCGCGCAGCGCAGCGCATTGCGCGTGTCAATCACCAGCGGCTGGCGCATGGTCCGCACCGCGCCGTCCCATTCCAGCTCGGTGTACTGTTTCCACTCGGTCATCAGGATCACGGCGTCCGCGCCGATCATCGCGTCCTCGGCAGAATCGGCCTCGGTGTACCTCAGGTGCCCCCACTCCCGGCGGGCGCGCGGCATCGCCACCGGATCGTGCGCCACCACCGTCGCGCCCAGTTCGTTCAGGCGGGCAATGGTGTCGTGGGCCGGGGCGTCACGCAGATCGTCGGTGTTGGGCTTGAAGGCCATGCCCAGCACCGCCACCCTCTTGCCCTGCAGCCGGTGCAGGTGCTTTTGCAGCTTGGCGATCACCAGTTGCCGCTGGCCCTGGTTGACCGCCACGGCGGCGCGCAGAATCGGCATGTCGTAGCCATACTCCTCGCCGGTACTGATCAGCGCCGAGGTGTCCTTACCGAAGCACGAGCCACCCCAGCCGGCGCCCGCCGACAGGAACTGCCGCCCGATGCGCGCGTCGCTGCCGATGCCGCGAGCAACCTCCTCAATGTCAGCGTCCACCCGCTCGCACAGCCCGGCAATCTCGTTGGCGAAGCTGATCTTGAGGGCCAGAAAAGCGTTGGCGGCGTACTTGATCATCTCGGCGCTGCTCAGGCTGGTGGCCACCACCTCCGGGCGGGTGTAGCCTTCGGGCCGGGGCACATGCGCCGGGGCCTGGAAGTCCTGCTCGATCAGCGGGGCGTACAGCTCCAGCAGCCGCGCCACCCCAGCTCCGTCGTTGCCGCCCAGCACCAGCCGGTCCGGGTACAGGCTGTCGAACAGCGCGGTGCCTTCGCGCAGGAATTCGGGATTGCTCACCACGTTGTACTGGTGTTCCTTGTAGTCCGGGGCGTGGTCCTCGATGATCCGCGCCACCCAGTCTCCTGTCCCCACCGGCACCGTGCTCTTGTTGACCACCACCTGCATCTTGCCGTTCAGGTGCCGCGCCACGTCCTGCGCCGCCGCCGCCAGATACCGCAGGTCCGGCTGTCCACCGGGCAGCGGCGGCGTGCCCACGCAGATGAAGATCACGTCCGCGCCTGGAATGGCCGCCGAGTAATCGGTGGTCCACTGCAACCGGTCCCCGCACTCCGCCATCAGTTCGCCCAGGCCCGGTTCGTAGATCGGGAGTTCGCCGCGTCGGAGCATGTCCACCTTGCCCTGATCGATGTCCAGGCCGATGACCTGATGACCGAAATAGGCGAGCAGGGCAGCGGTGCCCAGGCCGACGTAGCCGGTGCCCACGACAGCGACTTGCATGGGGGCGTGCAGGGTTGGGGTATGGGGCATCTTGGGTTCTCCTCGGAGGGTTGGAAGCAGGGACATTCAGAATGGAACGATGGATTCAGGGGGAGGTCGTCAATGGAACGTAGGCCGACACCTATATCCTGAAGTAAATCAGATGGGCGCTAACAATAGGTAAATCACCCAGTCCAGCCTGAAGAGGGTAAAGACAGCGTCAGCAACCTGATCCTCTGCCATTCTCGCGCCGTGACAGAGAACTGTGGCCCCACAGGACGTTTCAGGCGCTCCCGTTGAGAAACTACAGTCCAGTGCGCTGCGGCTCATGAAGAAATGATGTTGATCCGCCCGTGTAGTTTCAAACGCTTAGCACCCGCCCCATCGTTGTTGGGTCTGGTCTGCACAACAACTCGTCCGGACTGTGCAGCGAAAGAAGGCGTCCCCGAAACACAGTTCTCCAGGGACGCCTTTCCAGCCCCACCCACCATTCTCAGCGCTGCGGCACCGTGGACGTGACATTGCGGGCCTCAGCGGCCTCGCGCCGGTACAGGGCCGAGTCGTCTTCGGGCAGCCCTTCCCCGCCAGTGGCCACTGGACGGCGGCTGCCCAGCAGCACCGCACCTCCCCCAGCGAACAGCAGGGTCAGCAGGGCGGCCAGCGCGGCGGTGCGCAGGGGCCTGGGAGACACGGGGCTGGCCGGGTCGACGGCCTCGGCAATCACGTCCAGGGTGCCCGCCACGCTCTGGCGAGAGGCCCCGATCACAGCCAGATCGCGCGTGATGGACGCGCGGGCCTGACGGTTGACATCATCGGTGCTGAGGCCGCCGATCTGCGCGGTGCGGTCCAGCACGTCGAGTTGCAGCTTCAGGGCGGCGCGGGCCTGCTCCGAACGGCGCTGGGCACGCTGAATGTCCCACAACTGCAGCGCGGCGACGCTGGAATTCGCCAGCACGCGCGCCAGTTCGGGGGTGTTGGCGCGGGCGGTCAGGATGTAGACGACGCCGGTGTTGCTGTTGCTCGGGCTGTTCGGATCGGGAGCCACCTTCAACTTGCTGAAGCTGCCCGCGCTCAGTTCGGCTTCAAGGTCGCGTTTCACCTTGGCAATCGTGGCGGGCGCGATGTCGGAGGACCGCAGGCGGTTGACCACCAGCTTGACCACGGCGGGGCTGTGCAGGGCCTGTTCCAGTCCGCCGCGCGGCAACGGCGAGGGCCGCAGCAGACTGTCGGCCAGCGCGTTGCTGCCGCCGCCCTGCTCGGTGAACAGGGTGCTGGTGGCCTGATACACCTTGGGCTGCAGGCCCGACAGCAGGTAAGCGCCCACCCCCGCCAGCACCGTGACCCCCAGCACCGGGACGGCGGCGCGGCGCAGCAGACGAACCACCTGCGGGAATTCAAGATCACGGTGGGCGGCATCGGGACGGGGTGGGGGGCTTTGCATCATGTGTGTTCCTTTTTGAGGTCGGGGAGGGGGAGGAGCGGAAATCGTCTGGAGACGGATGTGGAGCGGGATAGGCAGAGCTTCAGGGGACGGCGACCGGGCTGGCCCGCCAGCCGTCGGCCTTTGTGCCGCCGCCGTCCGGCACGTTGCCACCGGTAAAGACGAAGCCGTCGCCCAGCGGCGCCGCGACGCCCGACACCCGCCGCTGGGGCAGGGGGGTCAAGGCGGTCCAGGTGTTGCTGCGCGGATCGTAGGCGGTCACCCCATCGGTGGGTTTGTCGTGGGCCGTCTCGCCGCCCGCCACCACGATGCGCCCATTCAGGACGAAGGTGGAGTTGGTGGTGTGGCTGAGGGCTTGAGGCATGTCGGCCCGCTTCTCCCAGCGGTTGGAGACCGGATCGTAGGCCTCGACGGTGTTCAGCGTCTTCAACTTCTCGTCGTGCCCGGTCTGGCCGCCGATGGCGTAGATCACCCCGTCCAGCACCGCCGAACCCAGGTGGTTGCGGGCCTGCAGCAGGTCTGCAGCAGGGACCCAAGTCGTGCCGTTCTTGTTCAGGTCCAGCACATAGTGGGTATTCAAGTCACTAGTGCGTGCGGAATTAGTACCACCAAAATAATGTAGTTTGCCCGCCAGATACTCGAGTTGCCCGGCGGCACTGTTCTCTGGCAGATCGGCCAATGGGGTGTAGGTGTCCAGCGCCACGTTGTACCGCCAGACCGCCTTCGTGCCGAAAATCTGAGCTGTGCCCCTGGCATTGGTGATGTAGCCACCCGCGTAGTAGATGTCCTTGCCGTCGGTGGCCATGCCCG harbors:
- a CDS encoding UDP-glucose dehydrogenase family protein, with amino-acid sequence MPHTPTLHAPMQVAVVGTGYVGLGTAALLAYFGHQVIGLDIDQGKVDMLRRGELPIYEPGLGELMAECGDRLQWTTDYSAAIPGADVIFICVGTPPLPGGQPDLRYLAAAAQDVARHLNGKMQVVVNKSTVPVGTGDWVARIIEDHAPDYKEHQYNVVSNPEFLREGTALFDSLYPDRLVLGGNDGAGVARLLELYAPLIEQDFQAPAHVPRPEGYTRPEVVATSLSSAEMIKYAANAFLALKISFANEIAGLCERVDADIEEVARGIGSDARIGRQFLSAGAGWGGSCFGKDTSALISTGEEYGYDMPILRAAVAVNQGQRQLVIAKLQKHLHRLQGKRVAVLGMAFKPNTDDLRDAPAHDTIARLNELGATVVAHDPVAMPRARREWGHLRYTEADSAEDAMIGADAVILMTEWKQYTELEWDGAVRTMRQPLVIDTRNALRCALSTGTLEQIGRRGQTPVTVLG
- a CDS encoding UDP-glucuronic acid decarboxylase family protein; protein product: MNILLTGSAGFIGSHLTERLLADGHTVTGVDNYISGQPENTALFADHPNFKFIQADVSEGIPYRAGTFEGQTLDFVLHFASPASPPHYQQFPIETLMVGAQGTQHALELAHAHGARFLLASTSEVYGDPQVHPQPESYWGHVNPNGLRSCYDEAKRYAEALTFAYHRHHGLDTRVIRIFNTYGPRMRPDDGRVVTNLVVQALAGQPLTVYGDGQQTRSFQYVTDLVNGVVALMNAEESDAVHAPVNLGNPDEYTILQFAQVIRERIDPALEIIHEPLPADDPRQRRPDISRARELLGWAPTVDLDAGLARTVEGFRTSVGAVPASVERTPVAAE
- a CDS encoding glycosyltransferase, which codes for MTSQAETASGAFPLVSVVTPTRGRADLLISRALRSALAQTLQNIEIIVVIDGPDPVTEAALATVQDSRLRVIALPHLVGGSEARNVGVQAARAQWIALLDDDDEWLPHKLEAQLRLAQTTVQPRPIVACHWIMRTPRGDTPQPPRLPDPHEPLSEYMLARRTPLERTCGLVSTMLFTSRDLLLDVPFTPGLPKHQDWDWLLRAAMLPGVGVVFVPEVSAIWYYEEARPSVSTHLDWRASLRWARRMRARGTMTRRAFAGFLNSHIVPAAQQLGDRQAALTLLPPLLAARPRPFELGLFIANSVLPTEVRRQGRARVDRLLGRIRKGQARTVQDRPAATRGSSGQIRTVALIDPLSGGHHGSYAATLARELTAQGIRVHLIGPAPFVEEVCRTVPQATGHVLPLFPGSGPDSGPAYYRLGRLARDRVNLRFLRAALQQAEEAGADTAHLLWLDSFVLPLLAALALRGNRPPALRATLHWAYFLREFQGGRLSQPVHRLMLRALGALGVRVMMHSGALTRSIGAGRLDAVPHPAHPPQFRADQREQVRQAVREQLTIPPQAMVLLAFGGTRHDKGSDLALDALTLLPPHVHLLVVGPTRAFDADALRARAERLGIMDRLHLRLEHVPDEEVEGFFLASDACLLPYRRTFAGQSGPLLIAASLGLPVLAADVGVLAETVNAYHLGELFAPEDPAALARCVLDFDAAAFAPHTARFLQEHTPQAFVDAVLRSYLGQTDH
- a CDS encoding NPCBM/NEW2 domain-containing protein — translated: MSPIPSTASQTSMTKAARPLRWLVWCAPLILAACSGPSTPEEQVLTGGTPPAAQAPAEQDSMDDGGDYAWTDDGTDTKLSQESLKAGNNLLSNAAWTSATNGWGPIERNTSVGEAKANDGRPMSVKGKKYASGFGVHANSTMTFAIGGKCSTFISDVGIDDEVGNKGSVVFQVYADSVKLFDSGKMTGADAAKSIKVNIAGRKEVKLVVTDAGDKNTHDHADWGNPTLVDCTVAAKPSDPAPIPPTPVPVVPAPVPAPVIPAPVPIVPAPTPVPVVPAPAPKPATPSGPLVITKGGTYSGEYLSNDPAVAAIKIKTSEPVILENCTLRGRGHLIDASWTSANLTVRNCKGYGLNPDDRSRTPGRFLAAEGIVSLLIENNYMEKTAGIYVNQWQGNKGLPVSIVIRNNLARDIEGRYSDGNGGFQDKFHRVQFVQLNGMRDLSGAEIAWNRVENTARQSHVEDVINIYASNGTPSSPIRIHDNLINGAFAGRPDASYSGGGIMMGDGCGSGYIEAVGNTVLETSNYGVAVAGGNHMKIQGNTILALGKLNDGTLLDADSDAGFYMRNYCKTPNDTSTVIAEGNTVGWTIPNSKNPHARWDWSVTAGVERNNTRIQAANRSVDPQLLAQAVTDWERRAKAAGMVTGPR